A stretch of Paludisphaera borealis DNA encodes these proteins:
- a CDS encoding helix-turn-helix transcriptional regulator, giving the protein MMSESSDRSLLDLIRRRGPLTVNEMVAEMGVTGTAVRNRLARLVGNGLVERRSRQDGRGRPKHTYEASVEAHKRLGQNYADLAVALWEEMMGTMADRKLRRHLFLRVTERLADVYRAQVKGDEWEGRLVQLSGLLQGRGVEAEVARDDAVVLPFLRQHSCPYYELAEMDRAICGLERKMLEKILGAGLKLSQCRLDGDRSCDFQAKPAVSLAVGGSSQGFGSLSYEDDLNRV; this is encoded by the coding sequence ATGATGTCCGAGTCGTCCGATCGAAGCCTGTTGGACTTGATCCGCCGCCGCGGTCCCTTGACCGTCAACGAGATGGTCGCGGAGATGGGCGTGACCGGCACGGCGGTGCGCAATCGGCTGGCGCGGTTGGTCGGCAACGGCTTGGTGGAGCGACGGTCGCGCCAGGACGGGCGAGGCCGCCCCAAGCACACGTACGAGGCGAGCGTCGAGGCGCATAAGCGGCTCGGCCAGAACTACGCCGACCTCGCCGTCGCGCTCTGGGAGGAGATGATGGGGACGATGGCCGACCGCAAGCTCAGGCGGCATCTGTTCCTGAGAGTCACCGAACGGCTGGCCGACGTCTACCGGGCGCAGGTCAAGGGGGACGAGTGGGAGGGCCGCCTGGTTCAGCTCAGCGGCCTGCTTCAGGGGCGCGGGGTCGAGGCCGAGGTGGCCCGGGACGACGCCGTCGTGCTGCCGTTCCTTCGTCAGCACTCGTGCCCGTATTACGAGCTCGCGGAGATGGACCGGGCGATCTGCGGCCTGGAACGAAAAATGTTGGAAAAGATCCTGGGCGCGGGGCTGAAGCTCAGCCAATGCCGTCTCGACGGCGACCGCTCGTGCGATTTCCAGGCCAAGCCGGCCGTGAGCCTGGCGGTCGGAGGATCGTCCCAGGGATTTGGAAGCCTGTCTTACGAAGACGATCTCAACAGGGTGTAA
- the sufC gene encoding Fe-S cluster assembly ATPase SufC produces MSKVLRIENLRVAIEGKEILKGVDLTIKQGEVHALMGPNGSGKSTLSYALMGHPNYEVTGGTVTIDGQDLLALEPDERAKAGVFLAFQYPTAIPGVTVANFLRHAVTNVRNPERKEGQDLIPMRDFRKELRQEMDDLGMDQEFARRYLNEGFSGGEKKRAEILQLAMLRPAFAILDETDSGLDIDAVRIVSEGVNRVAAKHSTGVLVITHYERILTYIKPQFVHILFGGQIVEEGGPELVKQLEREGYDWVRAKYPEAARDEDELEAANPNPQGAGQLVK; encoded by the coding sequence ATGAGCAAGGTACTTCGGATCGAGAATCTACGAGTCGCCATCGAGGGCAAGGAGATCCTGAAAGGGGTCGACCTGACCATCAAGCAGGGCGAAGTCCATGCGCTGATGGGCCCCAACGGCTCGGGAAAGAGCACCCTGAGCTACGCTCTGATGGGCCACCCGAACTACGAAGTGACCGGCGGCACGGTCACGATCGACGGCCAGGACCTTCTGGCCCTGGAACCCGACGAGCGGGCCAAGGCGGGCGTCTTCCTGGCGTTCCAGTACCCCACGGCGATCCCCGGCGTGACGGTCGCCAACTTCCTGCGGCACGCGGTCACCAACGTCCGCAACCCGGAGCGGAAGGAAGGCCAGGACCTGATCCCGATGCGCGACTTCCGCAAGGAGCTGCGCCAGGAGATGGACGACTTGGGCATGGACCAGGAGTTCGCCCGCCGCTACCTGAATGAAGGGTTCTCCGGCGGCGAGAAGAAGCGGGCCGAGATCCTTCAACTGGCGATGCTTCGGCCGGCCTTCGCGATCCTCGACGAAACCGACAGCGGCCTCGACATCGACGCCGTCCGGATCGTTTCCGAGGGAGTCAACCGGGTCGCCGCCAAGCACTCGACCGGCGTTCTGGTCATCACCCACTACGAACGCATTTTGACCTACATCAAGCCCCAGTTCGTGCACATCCTCTTCGGCGGCCAGATCGTCGAGGAAGGGGGCCCCGAACTGGTCAAGCAGCTCGAACGCGAAGGCTACGACTGGGTCCGCGCCAAGTACCCCGAGGCGGCCCGCGACGAAGACGAATTGGAAGCCGCCAACCCCAACCCGCAGGGCGCCGGCCAGTTGGTCAAGTGA
- the sufB gene encoding Fe-S cluster assembly protein SufB, giving the protein MATDLNLQVAGIKDEYKYGFRDSDENYAFKSGRGLSRDVVNQISEMKNEPSWMRDFRLKALDVFHKKPTPTWGGELSELNFDDIHYYMKAADRQGKSWDDVPADIKNTFDKLGIPEAERKFLAGVGAQYESEVVYHSLREDLQKKGVLFVDTDTAVREYPDIVKEYLGTIIPIEDNKFAALNSAVWSGGSFVYIPAGVKVDIPLQAYFRINAESMGQFERTLIIVEEGAQIHYVEGCTAPMYSSESLHSAVVEIVVKKGGRCRYTTIQNWANNIYNLVTKRAVAHEDALMEWVDGNLGSKLTMKYPAVYMVGKGARGEILSIAFAGKGQHQDAGGKVVHAAPHTSSRIISKSISKNGGRASYRGLLKVAPGAKGSKSNVVCDALILDPLSRSDTYPYIEIDEDDVKIGHEASVSKIGEEQLFYLKSRGLSEAEASTLIVSGFIEPLVKELPMEYAVEMNKLIQLQMEGSVG; this is encoded by the coding sequence ATGGCGACCGATCTGAATCTTCAGGTGGCAGGCATCAAGGACGAGTATAAGTACGGATTTCGCGACTCCGACGAAAACTACGCCTTCAAGAGCGGCAGGGGGCTGTCGCGCGACGTCGTCAACCAGATCTCGGAGATGAAGAACGAGCCGTCGTGGATGCGCGACTTCCGCCTCAAGGCGCTCGACGTCTTCCACAAGAAGCCGACGCCCACCTGGGGCGGCGAGCTCTCCGAGCTGAACTTCGACGACATTCACTACTACATGAAGGCCGCCGACCGCCAGGGTAAGTCGTGGGACGACGTCCCCGCCGACATCAAGAACACGTTCGACAAGCTCGGCATCCCCGAGGCCGAGCGCAAGTTTCTGGCCGGCGTCGGCGCCCAGTACGAGTCGGAGGTCGTCTACCACAGCCTGCGTGAAGACCTCCAGAAGAAGGGCGTCCTGTTCGTCGACACCGACACGGCGGTCCGCGAATACCCCGACATCGTCAAGGAGTACCTTGGGACGATCATCCCGATCGAGGACAACAAGTTCGCCGCGCTCAACTCGGCCGTCTGGAGCGGCGGCTCGTTCGTCTACATCCCCGCCGGCGTCAAGGTCGACATCCCGCTCCAGGCCTACTTCCGGATCAACGCCGAGAGCATGGGCCAGTTCGAGCGGACCCTGATCATCGTCGAGGAAGGCGCCCAGATCCATTACGTCGAAGGCTGCACGGCCCCGATGTACTCGTCCGAGAGCCTGCACTCGGCCGTGGTCGAGATCGTCGTCAAGAAGGGCGGTCGCTGCCGCTACACGACGATCCAGAACTGGGCCAACAACATCTACAACCTCGTCACCAAGCGCGCGGTCGCCCATGAAGACGCCCTCATGGAGTGGGTCGACGGCAACCTCGGCAGCAAGCTGACGATGAAGTACCCGGCCGTCTACATGGTCGGCAAGGGCGCCCGCGGCGAGATCCTCTCGATCGCCTTCGCCGGCAAGGGCCAGCACCAGGACGCCGGCGGCAAGGTCGTCCACGCGGCGCCCCACACCAGCTCGCGGATCATCTCCAAGAGCATCAGCAAGAACGGCGGCCGGGCCAGCTACCGCGGCCTGCTCAAGGTGGCCCCCGGGGCCAAGGGGTCGAAGTCGAACGTCGTCTGCGACGCCCTGATTCTCGACCCGCTCAGCCGGTCCGACACCTACCCGTACATCGAGATCGACGAGGACGACGTCAAGATCGGCCACGAGGCCAGCGTCTCCAAGATCGGCGAGGAGCAGCTTTTCTATCTGAAGAGCCGCGGCCTCTCCGAAGCCGAAGCCTCCACCCTGATCGTCAGCGGCTTCATCGAGCCCCTCGTCAAGGAGCTGCCGATGGAGTACGCCGTCGAGATGAACAAACTGATCCAGCTCCAGATGGAAGGCTCGGTCGGCTGA